From the genome of Haemophilus parainfluenzae, one region includes:
- a CDS encoding D-alanyl-D-alanine carboxypeptidase family protein, with the protein MLKQSAKLKKIVLFSGLIAASTFAAAEDIQYGIAVPEVNAQTYVLMDYNSGAVLASLNPDQRQYPASLTKMMTSYVVGAALKQGKIHNEDMVTISESAWGRNFPDSSKMFLNLNQQVSVGDLNKGIIIVSGNDACVAVAEHISGTVANFVDTMNKYVQQFGLKNTNFTTPHGLDDPNQYSTARDMAIIGAHIIRDLPEEYKIYSEKDFTFNKIKQPNRNGLLWDKTINVDGMKTGHTSQAGYNLVASATSPNNMRLISVVMGVPTYKGREVESKKLLQWGFANFETLKTQKAGEEISKQSVYYGDKGDVKLGVLEDGFITVPKGKQTDLKARYELDNKYLQAPLAKGQVVGKIVYQLNGKDVATVNLQALEDVQEGGFLGKGWDWLVLTVKGLFD; encoded by the coding sequence ATGTTAAAACAATCTGCAAAATTGAAAAAAATTGTACTCTTCTCGGGATTAATAGCAGCGTCAACATTTGCTGCCGCTGAAGATATTCAATACGGTATCGCTGTACCGGAAGTGAATGCGCAAACTTATGTTTTAATGGATTACAATTCTGGTGCGGTACTTGCATCACTTAACCCAGACCAACGTCAATACCCTGCCTCATTAACAAAAATGATGACTAGCTACGTAGTTGGTGCGGCATTAAAACAAGGTAAAATCCATAATGAAGATATGGTGACAATTAGCGAAAGCGCTTGGGGTAGAAATTTCCCTGATTCATCAAAAATGTTCTTAAATTTAAATCAACAAGTGTCAGTGGGAGATTTAAACAAAGGGATTATCATTGTTTCTGGTAATGATGCCTGTGTTGCTGTAGCTGAACATATTTCGGGTACCGTGGCTAACTTCGTTGATACCATGAATAAATACGTTCAACAATTTGGCTTAAAAAATACTAACTTCACCACACCACATGGTTTAGACGATCCAAACCAATATTCAACTGCACGTGATATGGCGATTATTGGTGCGCATATTATTCGTGATTTACCGGAAGAATATAAAATCTACTCAGAAAAAGACTTTACTTTCAACAAAATCAAACAACCTAACCGTAATGGCTTATTATGGGATAAAACCATTAACGTTGATGGTATGAAAACCGGACACACAAGCCAAGCAGGTTATAACCTTGTCGCATCAGCAACAAGTCCAAACAATATGCGTTTAATTTCTGTTGTAATGGGTGTACCGACCTATAAAGGCCGTGAAGTAGAAAGTAAAAAACTCTTACAATGGGGTTTTGCTAACTTTGAAACCTTAAAAACTCAAAAAGCAGGTGAAGAAATTTCAAAACAATCTGTTTACTACGGTGATAAAGGTGACGTTAAACTTGGTGTCTTAGAAGATGGCTTTATCACTGTGCCAAAAGGTAAACAAACTGACTTAAAAGCACGTTATGAATTAGATAACAAATACTTACAAGCTCCTTTAGCAAAAGGTCAAGTGGTGGGTAAAATCGTTTATCAATTAAACGGCAAAGATGTCGCTACCGTAAATCTTCAAGCATTAGAAGATGTACAAGAAGGCGGCTTCTTAGGTAAAGGTTGGGACTGGTTAGTGTTAACAGTTAAAGGATTATTTGACTAA
- the ybeD gene encoding DUF493 family protein YbeD, with translation MTTENDYEKLKEVMEFPAAMTFKVAGVNREGLAQDIVAVIQKYLPGDYIPKEKRSSKGTYNSVSIDIVAQNFEQVETLYKELAKVEGVKMVL, from the coding sequence ATGACAACCGAAAACGATTATGAAAAACTAAAAGAAGTAATGGAATTCCCCGCTGCAATGACATTTAAAGTCGCAGGTGTTAACCGTGAAGGTTTAGCGCAAGACATCGTAGCAGTGATACAAAAATATTTACCGGGTGATTATATTCCAAAGGAAAAACGCAGTAGTAAAGGCACGTATAATTCAGTTTCGATTGATATCGTCGCGCAAAACTTTGAGCAAGTAGAAACCCTTTACAAAGAACTTGCAAAAGTTGAAGGCGTCAAAATGGTTCTCTAA
- the lipB gene encoding lipoyl(octanoyl) transferase LipB, producing the protein MNNTDLIVRQLGLQDYQEIWHKMQEFTDNRNAETTDEIWLVEHHPVFTQGQAGKPEHLLQRSNIPVVQSDRGGQITYHGPGQQVMYVLIDIKRHEHLNVRQLVTALEQSVVKTLADYGIEGYPKPDAPGVYIDGKKICSLGLRIRKGCSFHGLAFNINMDLNPFHYINPCGYAGLEMCQLTDFIGKEEATLDKVSPKLIKHFAELLGYNVTNL; encoded by the coding sequence ATGAACAATACTGATTTAATTGTCCGTCAATTAGGATTACAAGATTATCAGGAAATCTGGCATAAAATGCAGGAATTCACGGATAATCGAAATGCAGAAACCACCGATGAAATTTGGCTAGTTGAGCATCATCCTGTTTTCACACAAGGCCAAGCAGGCAAACCGGAACACTTATTACAACGCAGTAATATTCCTGTTGTTCAATCTGATCGTGGTGGTCAAATTACCTATCATGGTCCTGGTCAGCAGGTCATGTATGTGCTCATTGATATTAAACGTCATGAACATTTAAATGTTCGCCAATTAGTGACCGCACTTGAACAATCCGTTGTAAAAACCCTAGCAGACTATGGTATTGAAGGTTATCCCAAACCAGATGCACCTGGCGTGTATATTGATGGCAAAAAAATCTGTTCATTAGGTTTACGCATTCGAAAAGGCTGCTCTTTCCATGGCCTCGCGTTTAATATCAATATGGATCTTAATCCTTTCCATTACATTAATCCTTGTGGCTATGCAGGGCTTGAAATGTGTCAGCTTACTGATTTTATCGGTAAAGAAGAGGCAACACTTGACAAGGTTTCCCCAAAATTAATTAAACACTTTGCCGAACTTTTGGGCTATAATGTTACAAATTTATAA
- the lipA gene encoding lipoyl synthase gives MSTPFKMERGVKYRDAAKTSIIPVKNIDPNQELLKKPEWMKIKLPSSSLKIETIKNGMRRHGLHSVCEEASCPNLHECFNHGTATFMILGAICTRRCPFCDVAHGKPLPPDPDEPRKLAETIQDMKLKYVVITSVDRDDLPDRGAGHFAECVKEVRALNPGIKIEILVPDFRGRITQALEKLKDNPPDVFNHNLENVPRLYKEIRPGADYQWSLKLLHDFKEMFPNIPTKSGLMVGLGETNEEILEVMEDLRANGVTMLTLGQYLQPSRHHLPVARYVPPAEFDEFRDKANAMGFEHAACGPFVRSSYHADLQASGGLVK, from the coding sequence ATGTCAACTCCTTTTAAAATGGAACGCGGTGTGAAATACCGTGATGCCGCCAAAACATCGATTATCCCTGTTAAAAACATCGATCCTAATCAAGAATTATTGAAAAAGCCGGAATGGATGAAAATCAAATTGCCATCTAGCTCATTAAAGATTGAGACTATCAAAAACGGGATGCGTCGTCATGGGCTACATTCTGTCTGCGAAGAAGCGTCTTGTCCAAATCTACACGAGTGCTTTAACCATGGTACGGCAACCTTTATGATTTTAGGGGCGATTTGTACTCGTCGTTGCCCATTCTGTGACGTTGCACATGGTAAACCCTTACCGCCCGATCCGGATGAACCACGTAAATTAGCTGAAACTATCCAAGATATGAAGTTGAAATATGTGGTGATTACCTCTGTTGACCGCGATGATTTACCTGATCGTGGTGCGGGTCATTTTGCTGAATGTGTCAAAGAAGTGCGTGCATTAAACCCTGGCATTAAAATTGAGATTTTAGTGCCGGATTTCCGTGGACGTATTACTCAAGCCTTAGAAAAATTAAAAGACAATCCACCGGATGTATTCAACCACAACTTGGAAAATGTGCCACGTTTATATAAAGAAATTCGTCCAGGTGCCGATTATCAATGGTCTTTAAAATTACTTCATGATTTCAAAGAAATGTTCCCAAATATCCCAACGAAATCAGGCTTAATGGTTGGATTAGGTGAAACTAATGAAGAAATTCTTGAAGTGATGGAAGACTTACGTGCAAATGGCGTCACCATGCTTACACTGGGTCAATACCTTCAACCAAGTCGCCATCACTTACCAGTTGCTCGCTATGTGCCACCAGCCGAATTTGATGAGTTCCGTGATAAAGCCAACGCAATGGGCTTTGAACACGCAGCTTGTGGTCCATTTGTTCGCTCTTCCTACCATGCTGATTTACAAGCAAGTGGTGGATTAGTGAAGTAA
- the adk gene encoding adenylate kinase, with amino-acid sequence MKIILLGAPGAGKGTQAQFIMNKFGIPQISTGDMFRAAIKAGTELGKQAKALMDEGKLVPDELTVALVKDRISQPDCANGFLLDGFPRTIPQADALKDSGVKIDYVLEFDVPDEVIVERMSGRRVHQASGRSYHIVYNPPKVEGKDDVTGEDLIIRADDKPETVLDRLAVYHKQTSPLIDYYQAEAKAGNTQYFRLDGTQKVEAVSQELDKILG; translated from the coding sequence ATGAAAATCATTCTTTTAGGTGCACCAGGTGCAGGAAAAGGCACACAAGCACAATTTATTATGAACAAGTTTGGTATCCCACAAATTTCAACAGGGGATATGTTCCGTGCAGCGATTAAAGCGGGGACAGAATTAGGCAAACAAGCAAAAGCATTAATGGATGAAGGAAAATTAGTACCGGATGAATTAACCGTTGCATTAGTAAAAGATCGTATTTCTCAACCAGATTGTGCAAATGGTTTCTTATTAGATGGTTTCCCACGTACGATTCCACAAGCGGATGCATTAAAAGATTCTGGCGTGAAAATTGATTACGTTTTAGAGTTTGATGTACCGGATGAAGTGATCGTTGAACGTATGAGTGGTCGTCGCGTACACCAAGCATCGGGCCGTTCTTATCATATCGTTTACAACCCACCAAAAGTGGAAGGTAAAGATGATGTAACGGGTGAAGATTTAATTATCCGTGCCGATGATAAACCAGAAACGGTGTTAGATCGTTTAGCGGTTTACCACAAACAAACCAGCCCATTAATTGATTATTACCAAGCTGAAGCGAAAGCAGGTAATACGCAATATTTCCGTTTAGATGGTACTCAAAAAGTGGAAGCTGTAAGCCAAGAATTAGATAAAATCTTAGGCTAA
- a CDS encoding MFS transporter: MSEQSLSSQIFTRKMLICVFTGFSSGLPLFVLLQMLPVWLTDKGLSVELIGALTGVMVPYGLKFLWAPLLDRYFPHFLGRRRSWLLISQVVLLISLYAISQFDPVAELSTVAKIATFIAFFSATQDIVLDAYRREILTDNELGLGNTIHINAYRVAGLIPGGLSLYLATIYPWETVFLLTALCMLAGIFMTLFLAKEPNIAQVDRDQPFYMVFWIPLKEFFQRKGVAQAIGFLLFLFLYKFGDSFATTLQTKFVYDMGFEKEHIALVVKSTSLWASISAGLVGGVIMLRLGINRALWVFGFIQLITIGGFIWLAAFGHFDQIGAAELWKLGFVIAGEYIGVGLGTAAFVAFMARETNPLYTATQLALFTSLSALPSKGLGMLSGYLVKAVGYYHFFWICLFLAIPGMICLFWVAPWNEKGNEKA; this comes from the coding sequence ATGTCAGAACAATCCCTTTCTAGTCAAATATTTACCCGCAAAATGCTGATCTGTGTTTTCACTGGATTTAGTTCGGGTTTACCACTTTTCGTGTTATTGCAAATGTTGCCAGTGTGGCTGACCGATAAAGGACTTTCTGTTGAATTAATCGGTGCATTGACAGGGGTGATGGTGCCATATGGTTTGAAGTTTTTATGGGCGCCATTATTAGACCGCTATTTCCCGCATTTTTTAGGGCGTCGTCGTAGTTGGTTATTGATTTCTCAAGTGGTTTTGCTGATTTCCCTTTATGCGATAAGTCAGTTTGATCCCGTGGCAGAATTAAGTACGGTGGCTAAAATTGCCACATTCATTGCCTTTTTCTCAGCGACACAAGATATTGTGCTCGATGCTTACCGTCGTGAGATTTTAACGGATAATGAATTAGGATTGGGGAACACCATCCACATTAATGCTTATCGCGTTGCGGGCTTAATTCCTGGGGGACTCTCACTTTATTTAGCGACGATTTATCCATGGGAAACCGTCTTTTTATTGACCGCACTTTGTATGCTAGCGGGCATATTTATGACGCTCTTTTTGGCGAAAGAACCAAACATTGCGCAAGTCGATCGTGATCAACCTTTCTATATGGTGTTTTGGATACCTTTGAAAGAGTTCTTCCAACGCAAAGGTGTCGCCCAAGCGATCGGTTTTTTACTCTTTTTGTTCTTGTATAAATTTGGTGATTCATTTGCCACTACGTTACAAACGAAATTCGTCTATGACATGGGCTTTGAAAAAGAGCATATTGCGTTGGTGGTAAAAAGTACCTCACTTTGGGCAAGTATCTCTGCAGGTCTCGTGGGTGGCGTGATTATGTTACGCTTAGGCATTAATCGCGCATTATGGGTATTTGGTTTTATCCAATTAATCACTATTGGTGGATTTATTTGGTTAGCGGCATTTGGGCATTTTGACCAAATCGGTGCTGCTGAACTTTGGAAATTAGGTTTCGTGATTGCGGGGGAATATATCGGTGTCGGTCTGGGCACTGCTGCCTTTGTTGCTTTTATGGCTCGTGAAACCAATCCGCTTTATACAGCCACTCAGTTAGCCTTATTTACCAGCCTTTCTGCTTTACCGAGTAAAGGGCTTGGTATGTTATCGGGTTACTTAGTCAAAGCAGTAGGTTACTATCATTTTTTCTGGATTTGTTTATTCCTCGCTATCCCAGGAATGATTTGTTTATTCTGGGTGGCGCCATGGAATGAAAAAGGAAATGAAAAAGCTTAA
- the galE gene encoding UDP-glucose 4-epimerase GalE produces MAILVTGGAGYIGSHTVVELLNANKEVVVLDNLCNSSPKSLERVKEITGKDVKFYEGDILDRALLQKIFAENSIQSVIHFAGLKAVGESVQKPAEYYMNNVSGTIVLIQEMKKAGVWNFVFSSSATVYGDPEIIPITEDCKVGGTTNPYGTSKYMVEQILTDVAKAEPQFSMTILRYFNPVGAHASGLIGEDPNGIPNNLLPYISQVAIGKLPQLSVFGSDYDTHDGTGVRDYIHVVDLAIGHLKALNRHENDAGLHIYNLGTGTGYSVLDMVKAFEQANNIKIPYRLVARRPGDIATCYSDPSLAAKELNWTAERGLEQMMKDTWNWQKNNPKGYRD; encoded by the coding sequence ATGGCGATTTTAGTAACAGGTGGCGCCGGCTATATCGGTTCACACACCGTAGTGGAATTATTAAATGCAAATAAAGAAGTGGTGGTATTGGATAATTTATGCAATTCCTCCCCAAAATCTTTAGAACGCGTAAAAGAAATCACGGGCAAAGACGTGAAATTTTATGAGGGCGATATTTTAGATCGTGCTTTATTACAAAAAATCTTTGCTGAAAACAGTATTCAATCGGTCATCCATTTTGCGGGTTTAAAAGCCGTGGGTGAAAGTGTTCAAAAACCCGCTGAATACTATATGAATAACGTATCAGGCACGATTGTTTTGATTCAAGAAATGAAAAAAGCAGGCGTGTGGAACTTTGTATTTAGTTCATCTGCAACAGTTTATGGCGATCCTGAAATTATTCCTATTACAGAAGATTGCAAAGTGGGCGGCACAACTAACCCTTACGGTACATCTAAATATATGGTGGAACAAATTCTGACTGATGTTGCGAAAGCTGAACCGCAATTTAGTATGACGATCTTACGTTATTTCAACCCAGTGGGCGCACACGCAAGTGGCTTGATTGGTGAAGATCCAAATGGTATTCCAAATAACCTATTACCTTATATCAGCCAAGTTGCGATCGGTAAATTACCGCAACTTTCCGTGTTTGGTAGCGATTATGATACTCATGACGGCACAGGTGTACGTGATTATATTCACGTGGTGGATTTAGCGATTGGTCACTTAAAAGCATTAAATCGTCATGAAAATGACGCAGGTTTACACATTTATAACTTAGGTACAGGTACCGGTTATTCTGTACTGGATATGGTGAAAGCGTTTGAGCAAGCGAACAATATTAAAATTCCATATCGTCTTGTGGCACGTCGTCCAGGTGATATTGCAACCTGCTATTCCGATCCAAGCCTTGCAGCGAAAGAGTTAAATTGGACAGCAGAACGAGGTCTTGAGCAAATGATGAAAGATACTTGGAATTGGCAAAAAAATAATCCGAAAGGATATCGAGATTAA
- a CDS encoding S8 family serine peptidase, whose product MKPQTLQKTALALLVGWYAANAAAYSEQGQAGNTKSWESTEYLKDWGLTSMNASTAYALGFNGSGVKIGVMDSGVLLNHPEFQDGRIHVVKTEGTYSKDGMRYPDASVGNGPINKNEPVKNGKRNFDKTDNGIFTKGEAFNIDGAWHKYTNDSHGTHVGGTMAASRDGNEMHGVAFGANLYSANTGGNDNMTYGPNQDYGFFLQGYSALADAGAKVINNSWGSNRRVNSSFAGALGYKPKYDWRDVPEYGVQYYDVPKAPEPISSPAAHIYLSNLGEAEKAYYQFVTSGEKNFVDAAYEVAKNRKVIQVFTAGNRSMMAESFTRAMLPHFRPDAEKYWVNVTGQVGGEGYPNDSNDDVSDGKAGADIQEFNLAGHSKWWTIAAPSANIYSAYIQLQDNNTYGDPIYKSAGGTSMAAPHVSGALGVIFSRYPYMTTDQARDVMLTTARQTTLRKGLEGKPLERWETEQGVPSNVWGWGILDLGKAMFGPGQFLGNMKINLNQNDVWSNDISDKAIKARQVEDQAEAATWTTRKAELQALMQNRAGATAEEKAEYQVGLAREAARNERAAQGYVGALTKNGSGTLTLTGNNSFTGEITVNEGQLSGLNQSLGSAQQVIVKQGATLEVLPKAEVTKPSENGFVTETLTSTAKTVTATVEKGGRFLLNNGIANVNATFADGSVLVPNKFDEEILPQLQQDPQKAVSVQGTGSFVGAENAVVETPRTYDFFAVKNESNANTLKVTVQKKALSSAATTENEVAIANALDAATSSAAYQNLIWGTKENARQAFARLSYDEDLAAEQHNVLNGLLLRQQLAQPGAVRAQLNTDTQIWTSGTFTHFSTDSLSSHAYNQLVGIDATIDTNKHVGVFVGSTQNSHKIDRTLKDRAVHLGLTAEHRFNVLTPKIGFIQSWGKHEQRAEFAQGVKTHSQTQNVFAELAYTGLKGEHFAIEPYAGVSYMHIKNKGVTKGEVQLKNNNRDLIVTSAGLRPSIPFAIGGVQLNLLGDVAYHRFHKDKAAEGSLVINNQGVANLYGKELKNVVTTGVALQAQFTPVLSVKVGYQGAYNHDTKANNVNAELRFSF is encoded by the coding sequence ATGAAACCTCAAACACTTCAAAAAACCGCACTCGCATTACTCGTTGGTTGGTATGCCGCCAATGCTGCCGCTTATTCTGAACAAGGCCAAGCCGGTAATACCAAAAGCTGGGAAAGCACCGAATACCTTAAAGACTGGGGTTTAACCTCAATGAATGCCTCCACGGCTTATGCCCTTGGCTTTAATGGTTCTGGCGTGAAAATTGGCGTAATGGATTCGGGTGTACTATTAAACCACCCTGAATTTCAAGATGGTCGAATCCACGTTGTAAAAACAGAAGGGACTTACAGTAAAGATGGCATGCGTTATCCCGATGCCTCGGTGGGAAATGGTCCAATTAATAAAAATGAACCCGTAAAAAACGGCAAACGTAATTTTGATAAAACAGATAATGGCATATTTACTAAAGGTGAAGCCTTCAATATTGACGGGGCATGGCATAAATACACAAATGATTCACACGGCACGCACGTTGGCGGCACAATGGCGGCAAGCCGAGACGGCAATGAAATGCATGGTGTAGCATTCGGCGCTAATCTGTATTCTGCCAATACCGGTGGTAACGACAACATGACCTATGGGCCAAATCAAGACTATGGTTTCTTCTTACAAGGCTACTCTGCCCTAGCAGATGCTGGCGCCAAAGTGATTAATAACAGTTGGGGCTCAAACCGTCGTGTCAATTCATCCTTTGCTGGTGCGTTAGGTTATAAACCAAAATACGATTGGCGTGATGTACCTGAATATGGCGTGCAATATTATGATGTACCAAAAGCACCTGAGCCAATTTCCAGTCCTGCGGCACATATTTATTTAAGTAACTTAGGCGAAGCTGAAAAAGCTTATTATCAATTTGTCACAAGTGGTGAGAAAAACTTTGTTGATGCGGCTTATGAAGTAGCTAAGAATAGAAAAGTGATTCAAGTCTTTACCGCGGGTAACCGTAGTATGATGGCTGAGTCCTTTACGCGTGCTATGTTGCCACATTTTAGACCTGATGCAGAAAAATACTGGGTAAACGTCACCGGGCAAGTGGGAGGTGAAGGCTATCCAAATGACTCAAATGACGATGTGAGCGATGGAAAAGCAGGTGCAGATATTCAAGAATTTAACCTCGCCGGCCATTCAAAATGGTGGACGATTGCGGCACCATCCGCCAACATCTATTCCGCCTATATTCAATTACAAGACAACAACACTTATGGCGATCCTATCTACAAATCGGCTGGTGGTACTTCAATGGCTGCACCTCACGTAAGTGGTGCGTTAGGTGTCATCTTTTCTCGCTATCCATACATGACAACCGATCAGGCACGTGATGTCATGCTGACCACTGCAAGACAAACCACGCTTCGTAAAGGGCTTGAAGGTAAACCATTAGAACGTTGGGAAACTGAACAAGGTGTACCGAGTAACGTTTGGGGTTGGGGGATTTTAGATCTTGGCAAAGCCATGTTTGGTCCGGGTCAATTCTTAGGAAACATGAAAATCAACCTCAATCAAAATGATGTTTGGTCAAATGATATTAGCGATAAAGCCATCAAAGCACGTCAAGTCGAAGATCAAGCAGAAGCGGCAACTTGGACAACGCGCAAAGCAGAATTACAAGCTTTAATGCAAAATCGTGCGGGCGCGACAGCTGAAGAAAAAGCGGAATATCAAGTAGGTTTAGCGCGTGAAGCTGCTCGTAATGAACGTGCTGCACAAGGCTATGTCGGTGCATTAACTAAAAATGGTTCTGGCACCTTAACCCTCACCGGTAATAACAGCTTCACTGGTGAAATTACTGTGAATGAAGGTCAGCTTTCAGGGTTAAATCAATCCCTTGGTTCGGCACAACAAGTCATCGTAAAACAAGGTGCAACATTGGAAGTGTTACCAAAAGCGGAAGTCACTAAACCAAGTGAGAATGGATTTGTTACTGAAACCTTAACCAGCACCGCGAAAACGGTCACTGCGACAGTGGAAAAAGGTGGTCGTTTCTTACTGAATAATGGTATTGCTAACGTCAATGCAACCTTTGCAGACGGTTCTGTTTTAGTGCCAAATAAATTTGACGAAGAAATTCTACCTCAATTACAACAAGATCCACAAAAAGCGGTATCTGTGCAAGGTACTGGCTCATTTGTGGGAGCTGAAAATGCGGTAGTTGAAACACCTCGTACTTATGATTTTTTTGCCGTTAAAAATGAAAGTAATGCGAATACGTTGAAAGTAACCGTTCAGAAAAAAGCTCTTTCATCTGCAGCAACCACTGAAAATGAAGTGGCTATCGCCAATGCCTTAGATGCAGCAACAAGCAGTGCGGCATATCAAAACCTCATTTGGGGAACAAAAGAGAATGCTCGCCAAGCTTTTGCTCGTTTAAGCTATGATGAAGATCTCGCGGCTGAACAACACAATGTGTTAAATGGCTTATTGCTTCGTCAGCAACTTGCCCAACCTGGTGCAGTAAGAGCACAACTTAATACCGACACACAAATTTGGACAAGTGGCACCTTCACCCACTTCAGCACGGATAGTTTAAGCAGTCATGCGTACAATCAACTTGTGGGTATTGATGCAACCATTGATACAAACAAACATGTAGGTGTATTTGTTGGTTCAACACAAAACAGTCATAAAATTGACCGCACTTTAAAAGATCGTGCCGTACATTTAGGCTTAACGGCTGAACATCGTTTCAACGTATTAACACCGAAAATTGGTTTTATTCAAAGCTGGGGTAAACACGAACAACGCGCTGAATTTGCACAAGGTGTGAAAACCCATAGCCAAACACAAAATGTCTTTGCTGAACTTGCCTACACAGGCTTAAAAGGCGAACATTTTGCGATTGAACCTTATGCCGGCGTAAGCTATATGCACATCAAAAATAAAGGTGTGACAAAAGGCGAAGTGCAGTTAAAAAACAACAATCGTGATTTAATCGTCACCTCTGCAGGTTTACGTCCATCCATTCCATTTGCAATCGGTGGCGTTCAATTAAACTTATTAGGTGATGTGGCTTATCATCGTTTCCATAAAGATAAAGCCGCTGAAGGCAGCTTAGTTATCAATAATCAAGGTGTAGCGAATCTTTATGGTAAAGAATTGAAAAATGTCGTTACGACAGGCGTCGCATTACAAGCTCAATTTACACCAGTACTGAGTGTGAAAGTCGGCTATCAAGGTGCTTACAACCACGATACGAAAGCGAATAATGTTAATGCAGAACTACGTTTCTCATTTTAA
- a CDS encoding inorganic diphosphatase, with translation MADFNQILTPGDVDAGIINVVNEIPEGSCHKIEWNRKVAAFQLDRVEPAIFAKPTNYGFIPQTLDEDGDELDVLLLTRQPLATGVFLEAKVIGVMKFVDDGEVDDKIVCVPADDRDTGNAYNSLADVPAQLIKQIEFHFNNYKALKKPGSTKVTHWGDVEEAKEVIRESIKRWNER, from the coding sequence ATGGCTGATTTTAATCAAATTTTAACGCCAGGCGATGTAGATGCTGGCATTATCAATGTGGTAAATGAAATTCCAGAAGGGAGCTGCCACAAAATCGAATGGAACCGTAAAGTTGCAGCGTTCCAATTAGACCGTGTTGAGCCTGCGATCTTCGCAAAACCAACTAACTATGGTTTCATTCCGCAAACTTTAGATGAAGATGGCGATGAGTTAGACGTTTTATTATTAACTCGTCAACCACTTGCAACGGGTGTATTCCTTGAAGCAAAAGTAATCGGTGTGATGAAATTCGTTGATGATGGCGAAGTGGACGATAAAATCGTTTGTGTGCCAGCAGATGACCGCGATACAGGCAATGCATACAACAGCCTTGCCGATGTACCAGCGCAATTAATCAAACAAATTGAATTCCACTTCAACAACTACAAAGCATTAAAAAAACCAGGTTCAACGAAAGTGACTCACTGGGGCGATGTAGAAGAAGCGAAAGAAGTGATTCGTGAATCAATCAAACGTTGGAATGAACGTTAA